Genomic segment of Scomber scombrus chromosome 18, fScoSco1.1, whole genome shotgun sequence:
tccctccagcAGCTTCCTGTAGGTGGCAATCTCGATATCCAGGGCCAGTTTGACGTTGAGGAGGTCCTGGTACTCCTGCAGGTGTCTCGCCATCTCCTCCTTCAGCGCGTGGGTCTCATCCTCCAGGCGGCTCACCGTATCCTGGTAACCGCTCGTCTCCATGGAGAAGCGGTCCTCTATCTCGCGCAGCTGACGTTCCAGAGACTCGTTCTGAAGGAGCGCAGACAAGACAAGAGTAATGAGCACCTGCATCTGATGTAGAGGACTGCAGGTCACTCAGGTTTCTGTTAATGATGCTGGTTTTTTGGAGGTTTCCAGGAACAACCGAACAAACTATGGGACAAACTACCTTTAGATATTAAGGAAGCAGCTCTAAATATTTTCAAGAGAAAGCTAAAAACTTACCTCTTCATTTTAGCCTTTAGCTAACTTTCCTATCAATCTTCTCCACACAGAAGCGCTGTGTCTTCTACTACTTCTGCTACttcttttaaattgttttatttaactggattttatatattgtatttattctatttttagccACTTTTACTCTGTgctattttttactattttgaaATTATTGCTATTtgtattttccatcttatattacattaatgtttctttttctttccctatTTCCTtttggtcttcttttcttttggttgtaaagcactttgagctgcatttattgtatgaaaggtgctatttAATTAAGtgattgttattataattaatgaTCTACTAGTTTAAAGGAACTAAAGGAACTTTGCTGCCAACAGTTTTAGTTTTACTATCACTGATGCCACCACATCTACTATCCTGGTAGTTACATTGTCTACTTCTGCAactattattactgttattgaTACCAGTGCTAATACAACTACCACTTCTACTGCTGCTTTATTACTGCTAAAAGAGACCAGTTTACTCCATGTCATTTGGGTCACTGTAATCTGGTAAAAGACAAATTGACTTGATATTTTCACCacttattttctcagttaattgTCTGGTCtagaaaatgtcagataaataACAAATTAGCTAGATATTTTCACCACTGAAGCACATGATTGTTCCCTGAAGCACAAGTTGACATATTCAGATTAGTTTACTGCACAACCAACAGTCACAAACCCAGAGATTTTGACTTCACTATCATTGAAAACtagcaaatattcacatctaGGAAGATGGCACCTGTGAATATTTGGCGTTTTTGCTTGGAAAATAGCTTTAAAGATAAATTAATTACCATAAATGTTGCAAATTATATTTTGTAATAGACCGAAGTACGACCATGTATGCTTGAAGGGTAAATAAGGGCCTCACAACAAACTTTTTGGCTTTGAAATGAAGAAATGATTGGTGATAAGGTTGAAGTCTGCTATAAGGATGTTTGTGTTCTTGACAACATCCATATTAAGTAAATAGTGTAGgttttttacctttaaaaaaaaaagatacacatATAGTCCTCCAGTATTTTGAATGGGATTTTTGTATACATGGTCACTTCACAGAGACAAATGTATGATTGTCTCTCATATATAAAAGATTAAtcacagttgtttgttttctgggGCAAACAGAGTCAGTCACATGACCTCAATCCATCTGAGCAGATGTTTCACTTGAAGGTTAGAAACAAGTCGTGAAGAGAGCAACTAATGATGTCTGTGTGTCGTAGACTTCAGACAAACAGTGACTGTAAACTATTTGCCaccaaatatgaaataatatgaTGTTATGTTTCCATTCACTACAAATGATGACAGTCAGTGTACTTGTCACCTGATGTGGATGTAAATGGTCTCAGCTGAACCCTTTAAACtcatattcattgttttatttaaccctttcacgcatagtggtcactacagtggacagctgttcaaaagctgttttcatatGCATGCATAGTTTTGGTTGGCATAGTTGCACTTCAGCCACTGCAGTGGACACTAGTGCGACATCCCATACACTACTATTTCATCTGCAATAAtgctattataatgtaatgtaatttgatgatgttcaatttttttttcatgcctgaagagaaatacatttttaaaattagttAAAAAATCCTaactgaggttatcataatgTATGCATAAAAGGGTTCATTTCAATGTGTTATAGAATATAGAGCCAACATGACAAAAGAAATGTGTCACTAGTAACAGGGTTTCACACAGCGttgtcattttgtattttttctctgATTATTAGACAATATTCTGGCATacactgtgttttctgtgaTTTGGTGGACTTACTGTCCCACGGAGAGCCTCCAGGTCGCAGGTCACCACTTGGATCTGACGGCGGTATTCATTGGCCTCCTGCTTGGCCTGACGCAGAACTTCTGCGTTACGATTGGCTGCATCTGTCAGGTCGGCAAactgtgcacaaacacaaacaccccAACAGCCTGTAAGTACGTGTGATCATGATTTTCataatttgcttttatttctaCGCCTTGCATAGTAAATACTTCATAAATAGACAATATATTTTCTccaattacacttttttttacacatttgtatTGGCTTTACATGCCTGTATCTCCTCACAAGGACCATGAAAATTAAAACTAAGGTCATTTGTATATGTATTTCTCTAATTCTCAGCACACCAAGTTTCATAACAGACTATTTTTGAGTCCTCTCACCTTGGAGCGGTACCACTCCTCCGTGTCCTGCATGTTTGAAGAGGCCATAGTTTCATACTGGACTCTGATGTCTCTCAGAGCAGCAGTCAGGTCCGGTTTGGACACATCCTGGTCAACATGCACTTGCTGAGCCATGATATGCTCCTGGAACTCACGCAGCTCCTGAGAGAGGAACGAAGGggataaaagtgaaaaaagaagaagtgatgaCAAGGGTAAAGCTGTAGTTAAAAGATGAGTCAAGTGTGTTATTAATTTCATTCTTACCTCCTCGTGAATCTTCTTCAGGAAGTGTATCTCATCCTGCAGGGCATCGATCTTCCTCTCCAACTGGACACGGTTTAGAGCCGCCTCGTCCACATCCTATACCAAGAAAGAGGTGCACAGACGAATGagcacagacagtcagacatACTGAATGTATAAATTGTTTAAATCACGAGTCCAGGAAACAGAATTACCTGTCTGAAGGTATTCAAACTGTTCTCTGCATCCTGTCGGATGCCCATCTCTTCTTGCAACCTGAACGAGACACAAAAAGGAGTCAGAGCTTGAAATTGAAGCACCTCAAGTTGATTATGATGCATAATAAACTACTACTGTTAGTAAATGACTGCAACATGCAAAAAGTCTTGTTTTGAATAACCCTTACATAGCATTCAGGGtgaaatttgacccatttttacatttaagagttGTAAAAATAGTGATTTGTGAATGTCTGTTTTCCATGAATGAATACAATACACTCTCTGACAACTTTATTAAGgattacttttacatttattaatgactgatgaatgtgaattggtgttgAGACTAAATATGAGAAtaagaatatgaacagtaagtAAGGGTTAAGCACATTTGCTATAATATTTTGCAGatgttatatttaatatcttttaaAGATTTCATTGAAACAGCCTAATATAATGTCCAGTTTAGCTGCTGTATAATGCATGATAGCAGTGACAGCTCCTTTGTGGTtcagtaagagagagaaaaggcacACAGTTAAGGgctatttctgcattttttttaaaaaaagagtccaGCTGTGGGGATTGAAACACATTCCAAGCATTTTGATCAGATTTTTACTGCTTGAGTTTCAGTGCTGCTCCCCGTGCTGCAGAGGACGACTGGGGCTCAGCTGAAAGGGCAGCTTACGCATCATTACACATTCACTCCAACCTAACAGTCAGAGGCCTTTCCCACGGgatccagcacacacacacaaccacacacacacacacacacaacaacacacaaaagatCCATCCTCAGCCTCAAACCCTTCGCACGCTGACACGCACCACCTTGCAATCcatctgccacacacacacacacacacacacacacacacacacacaaacacatagaaaTAGAAACATAAATGCTCAGACTTTGGGGGGTAACATCTGTACGGCTTCATGCAGTGTTTACTGAATGGAAAAGTTTAAAAGGCATCACAAAAGTAACCTTTGACCCACTAGGCCAAGGCCATCAGTATTCACTTTCTATTCTTTGAGGAGGGAACCAGCAGCTGCGTGGTAATCAGAGGCTGGAGAGGAGTCAGAGGTAGACTTTCAATCACTTGTTCTCCAGtctaaattaaattatagaTTCATACCACATGTgcatgttaaattaaaaaattaaaaaggcgTTGCATGAGGAGTGAATCAgtgaatcagtgttttttttggagTAACGGGAAGAAGAGAACATCTGCCTGGCTGTTTGCTCCCTTTGTGGAGGGCGACCATTGTGTGTGCTTCATTCCTCCACACTCGCTCAATGGCGACGAGGGGTTTCAGTCAGGATCAAGTTTGTAAAGAGGGATCCAGGAGTAAAGCTCGGGCAGCGCACAGTGGTCTGCATTCCAACGAATCAAGAGACAAAACCAAATCTGCATATAAATGCATctgtaattaaagaaaaaagaaagaaatcctgCTATGCAATGAGTTTACATTTCTGGTCCTAAGCTGCAAAACCAAACCAACCAAGTGTGCAGCAGCATCAAGGTTGAATCGAAGCCAAATTGGCCAAAAGCTGCTGAATTTGTGAGCAACCGTTAATACTTTAATACGTTTACTTGCTTTGAACCACTGAGATGCAAAACTGttgcaaacaaaaacacttttgcaCACATAAATATTGAAATTCAGTGTATAAAACCCAAATTATATAGAAGAAGGGACGACTCAGGAAGCAGTGTACTGTTATTTCTATATTCTATATctgttatttgtctttttctaaGTTCATTTAGAGTTGTTGATAAGTTCTTTGGTTACAGTTTGTAACCCTAATAAAGtgtttatacattatatttctACTTTTATCACTTACAAAATTGTAGCTACTCAGTTGATATTCAGTTCCAGAGAAACTTCAGATAAGTTTAATGAGTGCCAACTGCAACACAAATGCTCTTTCATCATTAAAAAGTACAATCAAGAGAGCACAGAACAATctagagaggaaaaagaagagttAAGAATAGACACAGAGGAGTGGTCTGACTACAAAGTGCATGATCCTCCACCCAGTTCCCTCCTACCTCTGCTTGAGCGTGCTCACGTCTGCAGCCAGGTTGTCCTTCTCTATCTCCAGACGGGCCTTGCCGGAGGTGAGGCTGTCCACTTGCTTTCTCAGCTCCCTCAGCTCCTCCTGGTAGATGTCTCCAAGGCGACTGGGCTCCTTCCCCTTGAGCTGGTTCAGCTCCACCACCAGCACCTTGTTCTGCTGCTCCAACAGCCGCACCTTATCGATGTAGCTGGCAAAGCGGTCGTTCAGGCCCATCATCTCAACCTTCTCGCTGGTGCGCATCTCCTTGAACTGGGACTTCATCAGGGAGTCGGCTGAGAAGTCCAGCCGGTCCCCTGTGCTCCCCGCGAGCAGGGCCGTGGTGGTGGAGCCCAGGGAGAGCCGGGAGACGGGGCTGGAGTGGGTTAGGGTGCGAGGGGTGCCATGCCAGGAGTAGCGGCCTGAGGAAAGGCTCCCAATTCTGACCCCTGTGCTGCTGGAGCTTGTGAACCCAAAACGCCTCCTGTAAGAGGACTGGACTCTCTGACTCTCCATGATGGGAAATGAAGCTCGCTCAGGGCACAAACTGGGCTTTTATAGAAGCAGGcaaacccccccacacacacacacccccaccccaagtccagagcagagaggccacagggTGGGgcagaaagaagggagggtggCAGGCAGTGAAAGGGACAAAAAGGGAGAGCGAAGGGGTGGTTTATATGACACTCAAAAAGCTGTGTGCAAGGGATTGTCTGTGCTCGTCCACTCAACAACAAATGTCTCTTGGCTTTCtccgtcccccccccccccccccccccccccccccccccgtctccTCCCTGGCCTctgactcactctctctctctctctctctctctgtctctctctcactcttacTTTCACCCCGttttgtatttctctctttctttctgttccagctgaaTGAAAAGGAATTTGTGTGACAGAGTCTGGCCACCAATTCAACCTGACCACACATGCGctctgacaaaaacagaaaacagaaaccAGAAAGAAAGTTTGATCgaac
This window contains:
- the gfap gene encoding glial fibrillary acidic protein, which translates into the protein MESQRVQSSYRRRFGFTSSSSTGVRIGSLSSGRYSWHGTPRTLTHSSPVSRLSLGSTTTALLAGSTGDRLDFSADSLMKSQFKEMRTSEKVEMMGLNDRFASYIDKVRLLEQQNKVLVVELNQLKGKEPSRLGDIYQEELRELRKQVDSLTSGKARLEIEKDNLAADVSTLKQRLQEEMGIRQDAENSLNTFRQDVDEAALNRVQLERKIDALQDEIHFLKKIHEEELREFQEHIMAQQVHVDQDVSKPDLTAALRDIRVQYETMASSNMQDTEEWYRSKFADLTDAANRNAEVLRQAKQEANEYRRQIQVVTCDLEALRGTNESLERQLREIEDRFSMETSGYQDTVSRLEDETHALKEEMARHLQEYQDLLNVKLALDIEIATYRKLLEGEESRITIPVQSFSNLQFRETNLESKMPEPHVKRSILVRTVETRDGEIIKESTTEHKDLP